The DNA sequence tatcatatttgcAGAAATAGCTCAACTAACACTCCCAATACTATCTTTCAAGCCAACCGGAATGTTCTGTTGTCTACGCTTGCATCAAATGCTACACAAAATAAAGGCTACTATAACTACACTGCTGGCCGCAATTCTAAAGACATGGCTTATGGCAATTCTCTATGTCAAGGAGATCTTGTTCCTAAGGATTGTCAGCAATGTGTGACTGCAGCTACTGACGATATCAAAAATAAGTGCCCGAATGGAAtttttggaatcatttggtaTGCGGAGTGCATGGTACGTTATGACAACAAGGCCTTTTTCACACTTTTCGGTGTAGAGGAAGAAGGCTTAGCAGTTAGGCTGTGGAATACACAGAATGTCACGGACGAAGCTCGGTTTCAGCAAGTACTTGGGAATACTATGAATAATCTGGTAACCAAGGCTTCGGAAGGGAAACCGTTGAATGATCAAACTATTAAGAGTTTTGCATTAGGAACTGCAAAATTGAGTTCTCTGCAAAATCTGTATGCATTGGCTCAGTGTGTTCCTGACTTACCTGAGGCTGCTTGTAGTCGCTGCCTTCGAGTGGCTGTTAATCTTCTGCAATACCATAGTAATTCGCAAGGGGGCAGGGCATTGGTTTCAACTTGCACTGTTCGTTATGAGTTGTACCCCTTCTACAGAAATATAGCAACTGCTCCTCCACCCTCACAAGTTACAAGTCCTCCTCCTGCTCCTCCTCATTCTGAAGGTCCAAGCTCCATCACTGGGCATAAAGGTAGTATATATGTCTACTTTTATAAACTAATGCTATCAAGCTATACCAAGTAGATACTAATTTCTATAATGGTCCGTTTGGAAACCTggctttcatttgaaattccGAATTTGAACAAATAACATGTTTGGGaatatggatttggatttcatttgaaattgtggacattcaaatattaatataaacatgaggatttgaaatgacaactcaaatcctgtcatttgaaatgaaatgcacaTTTTCAAACGCCCTCTAAAGTAATCTTACTTGTTAATATTGAACTTAAAGGAAAGATAGATTAAACATTACAAAACAATTGGAGGTTGGAGGAAAGAGTGGTGGATATATCTGAGCTCAGGATGAGGGGAGACCGGAGATGAGAGGAATGAACATGTTCTGGAATATGGAAGGATGAAGTTCTTTTTAAACTATAgtaaattaaaacatatttaacTGATCTTGTAAAGCATGTTAATTGTGCAGAAAATGGAGGAATTTCATCCAAAACGGTTGTCGTGATTGTTGCTCCTATTTCTGTTGCCGTTGTGCTTTTCTTCATAGGTTACTGTTACTTAATTCTCAAGACGAAGAACAATACAGGCCCCCCTCCACAAGAAGAAACTGGTAATAAGAAACTGTGCTGATTTATATGTTAAGCTGGACAAGTTTCTCTTTAAGTTCTCACTCTAGTTTTTGGCcgcaaatattaaaaaaatgatattctgtgttttctttttaataCTGTGTTTTTGCAAGGCGACGAAGAAATTACAACTATAGAAAATTTGCAATTCGATTTCAGCACTATTGAAGCAGCCACAAACGGTTTCTCTCCTGATAACAAGATAGGTGCAGGAGGATTTGGTGATGTCTTTAAGGTACAAATTTGATATGCTGTAATTACATCAGAAGTATAAgaattctattttctaaaatatatttttaaaaaaatattcgtaAAGCCAAAGAGATATAAATtactatattaaaattgatatttcTCATACCAGTCAGTACTCACTACTcatcaaatttaaaaagaatgaaCAAACAACTGATTATCAGCTGCTGCTGTTTTTAATTGCCAGAGTGTTCTTACAAACGGGCAACAGATAGCAGTGAAAAGGCTCTCTAAAGGCTCTGGACAAGGTGCTAAAGAATTTCAGAATGAGGTTGTTTTAGTGGCAAAGCTTCAACATAGAAATCTTGTGAGACTTCTGGGATTTTGTCTACAAGCCGATGAAAAGATTCTGGTTTATGAATACATTCCTAACAGAAGCCTGGACAACATTTTATTCGGTAACTAAGCAATCTGAGCTTATGTACCATGTTTTTTAGTTGCATATAAGGATTTGCTTTTTAATTATCTTTACAGTTTGGCAACCAAAGTTAACTTTCATCCGTAAATTCATTCATGATATTATTGCTTAAGGTTAACTGATGATTTGCTATACCTGTAACCTGTGAGTAAAAAATATCATGTATTATGAGGAAGATATAGATTGCAGAGCATCGTGAATTATACTATAGTGGACTCAtctaatacaaaaaaaaatgtatataataacTCAT is a window from the Daucus carota subsp. sativus chromosome 8, DH1 v3.0, whole genome shotgun sequence genome containing:
- the LOC108197846 gene encoding cysteine-rich receptor-like protein kinase 10; protein product: MVVLFMLCCLLIIVPCSVEAAPPEYMYHICRNSSTNTPNTIFQANRNVLLSTLASNATQNKGYYNYTAGRNSKDMAYGNSLCQGDLVPKDCQQCVTAATDDIKNKCPNGIFGIIWYAECMVRYDNKAFFTLFGVEEEGLAVRLWNTQNVTDEARFQQVLGNTMNNLVTKASEGKPLNDQTIKSFALGTAKLSSLQNLYALAQCVPDLPEAACSRCLRVAVNLLQYHSNSQGGRALVSTCTVRYELYPFYRNIATAPPPSQVTSPPPAPPHSEGPSSITGHKENGGISSKTVVVIVAPISVAVVLFFIGYCYLILKTKNNTGPPPQEETGDEEITTIENLQFDFSTIEAATNGFSPDNKIGAGGFGDVFKSVLTNGQQIAVKRLSKGSGQGAKEFQNEVVLVAKLQHRNLVRLLGFCLQADEKILVYEYIPNRSLDNILFDPERQRQLDWSKRYKIIGGIARGLVYLHEDSRLRIIHRDLKASNILLDQDMNAKISDFGMARIIGGEQTHGDTSRIVGTYGYMAPEYAMHGLFSSKSDVFSFGVLVLEIVSGKKNNSFHQSDGAEDLLSYAWKQWKNSNPLEFMDPTLADSYSRNEVIRCVQIGLLCVQEDVEARPSMALVLTMLTSHSVSIALPKEPPFYYPSKSRSEGISDQSGSKSTSVSVDESSITGVYAR